GCTGCAGGCCGAGCAGCGGTTCGACCGTATTCTGTGGCTGCGGCTGCTCAACCAGGGCTCATTTATCGTGCTGGTTTTCACGCTCTATCTGGTGAAGGAAGTGAATTTAACGCGCATTATCCAGGCGTTTTTAGGCAGCTCGCTGCTGTCGAGCGTAGTGGTGGTGGTAATGGGCTGGTCGCGGCTCACGGCGCTGGGGCACCGCACGCCCGAGGTGGTGCGCGAGCTGTTTCACTTTGGCAAATACAGCTTCGGCACTTTCTTGTGTTCTAATCTATTGCGCAGCTCCGACACGTTCATTATCAAGTTTATGCTGGGGCCGGCGGCGCTGGCCGTGTACAACCTGCCGCAGCGCCTGCTCGAAATTATTGAGATACCCCTGCGTAGCGGGCTGGGCACGGCCATGCCCAGCATGTCGGCGGCCGTGAACCGCCAGCGCAATGATGAGGTGGCGGAGCTATTGAAGAAGTACGCGGGCTTTCTTACGCTGCTGTTTGTGCCCATTGTGGTGGGCGTGCTGGTGTTTGCCGATGTCATTGTGGGCCTCATCGGGGGCGGCAAATACGTGGCCACCGAGGCGGCCAACCTCTACCGCATTCTCATTGTGTGCTCGCTGCTGTTTCCGCTGGAGCGCTTTCTGGGCGTGACGCTCGATATCATCGGCCGCCCGCAATTCAACCTGGTGAAGGTGGTGCTGGCACTGGCAGTGAACGTGGTAGCCGACGTGGCCTGCATCTATTTCACGCGCAATATCTACGGCGTGGCGGCGGCCTCCATCATTACCCTGCTGGCTAGCACGGCCTACGGCTACGTGGTGCTGCGCCGCTACCTGCCCATCAGCTTCAGCGGCATTCCCGAGCTGGCGGCCGAGGAAGTGCGCGGCCAGCTCGACGGCGTGCTGCGCCGGCTGCGGCCAGTCAAAACCGGAGCCTAGCCAGCGGCTAAATCTCAAAAAAAGCGCGTCCTGCTAAGGTAGCAGGACGCGCTTTTTGCAGGCAGGAAGCCTGATTTTAGTCTATCCGCATCAGCTTTTGAGTGTACACCCGGCTAC
The genomic region above belongs to Hymenobacter sp. BRD128 and contains:
- a CDS encoding lipopolysaccharide biosynthesis protein, encoding MKTLFQNRHFQSFTGNGVMAVFSVLTYSILFRFLSEADMGNWVFFQFSFLLLDTFRTGLLQTALIKFYAGADEARQRCVAGSAWYIGLLVTGSFAVLNLASLLFINHFHDIGVRVLLYWFGLSLAVTLPFNVAIWVLQAEQRFDRILWLRLLNQGSFIVLVFTLYLVKEVNLTRIIQAFLGSSLLSSVVVVVMGWSRLTALGHRTPEVVRELFHFGKYSFGTFLCSNLLRSSDTFIIKFMLGPAALAVYNLPQRLLEIIEIPLRSGLGTAMPSMSAAVNRQRNDEVAELLKKYAGFLTLLFVPIVVGVLVFADVIVGLIGGGKYVATEAANLYRILIVCSLLFPLERFLGVTLDIIGRPQFNLVKVVLALAVNVVADVACIYFTRNIYGVAAASIITLLASTAYGYVVLRRYLPISFSGIPELAAEEVRGQLDGVLRRLRPVKTGA